The genomic region TTAAGGGGGTATGAGGCTGCACTCTCTGCCCATGTGCGTCCTGGCACCCTGCTTTGCGCTGTTCACCCTGtgatgcatttctcacccctaggcttatacgcgagtcaataagttttcccagtttttgtaggtaaaattaggtacctcggcttatacacgggtcggcttatacacgagtatatacggtagtttatataaacaagctgctgtgtagccacaggggcagccattcgaagctgaaaaaggagaaaaggcatagaatacacagcagataacagataagtccaTAGAAAACAGTGGAATTCTACACGGCttttcagttatctactgtgtattctgtgcttgaatggtgcCTGccatggcagcttgtttatataaatgtattgtagtgtttctgtagcaaacatcagttttacagtgcagggcatcagtacattgtatttttattactttaaaacatttaaaaaaaaaattctgttactGTTCCGTTCAAGCAGCCCTGTTAAGATAActtaatgccccccccccctggtcTGTCTTAAccagtgttctggatgcaaatccCATTGTGATGCACAGACTATATGACCATTGTGGAGAATACAGATTCTGTATTCCATCATACCCTgagtcagcaggtagcatttactggtcacatttttaaaagcaaacatattattggttgctatagattactgaACCTGGGCAAACGTCATGCcttttaactcatttattttttatgccatatgtttattatttttgtttctgaAAATACATTAGAGCAACATCTGTTGAATAATGCTGGTTAACACTCCTGGCTCTGTAGTTTATGCTtgctgcttattttaaaaaaaaaaaaacttgtggttAGCATTGCTGAAGTAGAGAAACCAGTTAGACCTGCATTTTTCAGaacccttcatttttttttttttgtctttacatcgtCAGAGGCCCTAGCATTTGGTTGCATATAGCAAAAGTATGCATATGTTGTAAAGCAAATGCTCTTTCTTAGGGATTTACACCAATTATGACCTTGTAAGAAGAGATTCTAAATTGAGTGGCAAAACCATCGCTAATGTATTTTATCATAAAGATTTCAGGCTAATGCCACAATGGGTTGATTAATTAGCCACTGCTCTTGAATCCGCCTGCCACTGCatcggcctgggtgcaggcacacggACTAGATTTTGCTACCAAAATATGCTCCATGTGCCTGACACTAGGCCAACACAGTTGTTGATTCACTGCTGGAAAACTGccagcagaagaaaaaaatatggccCACTACTACCCATATGAATGGCACCTTCCCATTATTGATCACATGGTAtgggtttttgccagaaaatgcatttttttctggccaAAATCAGAGCGCAATCACATGCAGATGCCATGCTTCTCATTTACTACATGTTGGCGGTAGTATTGCTGgcagaaaaaaatgccaaaaatgtgtttaaatgaaaATCATTAATTATTAGAATGCCAAACTCTTACATTGCTTTACCAAGCAGATAATTTTAAACCCAGCATCTCAAGAGACAGATGCCCCATTGCTTTATGGGGATAGCGAATGAGTCACTTTGTCTCTTACAGAAAATCATTTACGCAATTGTGCTATTCATATACTTTACTCATGGTGATTCACAACACAAATGGTATCTTTGCATTCTTTGTCACCCTGcaggttgtgttttttttgttgttttttaaaggatCACAAAGCACGAAAAAAAAATTGCGCGATTCAGGATAATAatttgatttgggtttttgcatGATTTAATCCGCTCTGattaaattagggtttttttttatattaaataaggtccaattgtggattctagtttaggacttcattattttaaaacacttgaattttttggtgttactgtttctttatgcATCTTGATTACGTTTGAATTAATTAAGTTTAATTACTTATAAGCTTAATTAAGTTTAATTTTCTTAATTAAGTTTAAATCAAGATACCACTGCAGACGTGATGCCTGAATTTATACCTGTTTTATGTCTGTCAGGGTGTAAATAATAGATGATTAGAATAGATTAATTTTATGTGCATATATAAACCACTTTTGTACTACCCCTTTTTGCTATCCCATGGACAAACTGATCTTTTACGTTTCTATACTAAGATTATTGAAGATTAAAATTACCAGGCACCTTTTACACCTTTTTATATTACACATGCTAGAAAATAAGTTCTGCATGTTTTTCCTCTACAGGTGTGTTCTTCTACCTCTGCTGGCCATGAAAGCCCCTGCCCAGAGTCTTTTCATGGTTGTTGACTCTGTTGATGAAGGCTGTAACATTGTTGAAGGAGAACACAGACCCTCAGGTTTATCTGGTACAATAGCAGATCTTTTAGCAACTCACCATGAGTTTTTTCCTCCATGGCTACTTCTCATCTGTTCAGCACGCAAGCAAAGTAGAACAGTGACAAAAATGTTTACTGGTAAGTACAGTTGCAGTTAACCGTAGATCAGGAGTTTCTAACCTTTGTGCTAAGACCCAAAAGTTAATTACCATGCTTTTTATAGGTATGGATCTGGCATTGTCACCCCcttgaaataatttttatctaTAACATAAACAGAAATAAGTTGAAGGAAATGTCACTATTtcaatgcaatacaggtatgggatccgttatatggaaacccattttccagaaagctctgaattatgtaatggccgtctcccatagactccatttcatccaaataatccaaattttaaaaaaaatgatttcctttttttctgtaataataaaacagtatcttgtacttgattcaaactaagatataattactccctaatggaagcaaaaccagcctattgggtttatttaatgtttaaaggaattccTAATAGGtttaagatatgaagatgcaaattacggaaagaaccattatccggaagaccccaggtcctgacattgtggataacaggtcccatacctgtacaaaattaaCCCTGAGCTAAACTTGTTAAAGTAATCTGGTCCTATCAAAAAACACTATTCTAAATTAATCTTAACAGGCAACTGTCACCccaaaattgtttcccccactaTTGGAGCAGGCTAATAAAGACTGCGTAGCAGTAAGAGAagcaatagttttcctttaaaaaataaataataaagcgcTACGACCCCCACACTGGAAGGGAGCTAAAGGTGCGAATAGCCATGTTTAGTGAcccacaaagtcattgtgtgcAAAGGATATTCTAGTGAATTAAGTTGTCTATACAGATAAACCCTGTGCTTAGATATAATCAGCTGCTCTTTATTTTAAAGGCTGTAGTTTTGGGCGTGTTTCTCATTATATTACTTTAAACAAATTACCCTGTTTAACAGCAGTGGGGTgagttcatgaaaaaaaacaaaaccatttttccattagtgctttataatggtAAACATTCGGAAAATATAGACTTTTAATGGAAGTAATGGCTTAATTCCAGGAATTTGTACATGATATAACAATTCTGATATTATCGATTTTCCAGTGAGGAATGTGACTTGGGGGCGTCTTGTCACTAAGTAGAGAATTTTGCGTGCCCTAACCCAGTACACTACACTCTATTTAAATGCCTAGACTTTTTCATATCCTTCAACATTCATTGAAACCACTGTGAAGATGCTCAGGCAAATTTAATTTACTTGTCAGGTTGCACCAGTTATTTCCTGTGGTCTGAAAGTATATAACTCCTGTCAGTATATAACTCCTGTACCATGGGTGTTGGGCAAATATCATATATGGCCTTGCCATGTGCAATTTTTTCAATTCTCAAATTTGGATATGCTAACAGTGTATAATAGGCACACAGCGTATCATCACACTTTTAGCATGATTTGCTAGGCTGTAGCTGTGTGTTTCTTATGAGATTTGTGAAACCGTTTTTTACAGTgttgaaaaaacaacaaaaatgtttgtgtgtatgtgcttCTGACATACAGTAGTTTCAGTTGAGTTATTCAAAATGTTTCAGCTTATGCTGCATATGACCTAACATTTGTCTTTAACCTGTCTATGCTCAAATTTGCACTGTTAACTCGTTGATTAAATTACCCATACCTCTGAACCACCCAATTGCTGACCCCTACAGTTTGATAGCACCCAGTTCTTGTTGTAGTAAAGCAGGGTAATagaaaatatacaatttatttatatgcCTGATGTACAGAAAATCAGACATTCCATgcttttgtttaaagaaaaactatacccccaaaatgaatacttaagcaactgatagttttatatcatattaagtggcatattaaagaatcttaccattatttacttatatttaagtaaatattgcccttttacatctcttcgcttgaacccccattttgtgattttacccccgatatagccatgcagtttagtggcatatcggggaaagatccgctcgtttggcgatgtcgccaaacgagcggatctttgagtctatggccaccttaaagctggccacagacgcaaagatccgatcgtacaaatcaacgtgCGATCGGaattccccatctcccgacctgccactaaccattccgatcaaataaagtacaaaagaacagatcagccgatgttcagcccctgacagtaatcgtacgaaagttatgtccgaccaaagctagtgacagtctccctctgaaaattgtacgatcggcaatacatgcagagatattacctgcagccgacagaaatcatttaacctgtccgatcgaccaaatgattgatctctgccggacgaaaattgtcgggactctccatatacgaatcctcaattcgtatgatcagatctttgcgtctatggccagcttaactgtaacaggaagcaaaagacacaactctgtccgttaattggctccCGTGACCTAAGTacagtttgttttaaaaatggcaattttctatttatgattacccaatggcacatactactagaaaagtatattaatatgaaaatggtttatttacatgaagcagggttttacataagagctgttttatgcaatataattttatagagacctacattgtttggggggtatagttttcctttaaggtttttgttGGGGGATTGAAAGTAAATGCCTTTAGAATTTCATTTATAGATTTTAATAGAATGCATAGTGATTTTTTATTAGCAAAGTAAAACGGGTATTTCCAAAGTGTTGCTCCAAGCAAAAAAAGGATTCTTCCATGATTATTTCAGCAGTATTGGTCATTATTTCTTTGTAAAAGATATTTGAACCTATCTGAATGTCATATGAGAAGTTACTGACCCTTTAATACTCTTATGCgcccactggaaaaaaaaaatcactaaagaCATAGTTGAGttcagtgttttgtttttcctGTAATTTCCTCAGGCATATTGTTGTATTTTAGTGCAAAATAAAGGCATGGtctgtgtggagaaaaccggatGACATGTGAAATCTGCAAAGctatgtaaaatatgtattgtAACAGAGCAGCCTGTTGCTCACTCAAAGGCCCTTTGGTATAACTGAAAAGCCTTGGGCAGTGCTTTTTTTGGTTACTTTCTATAGTGGTCAAAGGTCAGAAGTCTAGTTCTGCAGAGGAATGAAAGTGCTCAGTTGAAAGTCTTAGCTGTGTGTTGCACTCTCTTGGGTAGGAGTgcaacacacatttaaaaatgaatggaccaATGTTATAAATATCTTCCAATAATGCCTGTCGATCTTTCTGGGATTTCTAACAAACTAGCATAGTTGCTTTGTGAAAGATAGGAGGCCGCACATCTGCCCactttatttttatcttattatCTTTGTTCCCGTGGCAATTTATCCCTTTGTCCAATACAATTTATATTGGTGAGAAATCAAgccacttaagctggccatagattttgagatttttaaaagatcagatcctcatcgtgagaccacgattttctcggaacgatcgtacgatcatacgaattgaccatcaactaaaaagaccaatttgccagacaaacaaaggggagctgcctgcgtgtctctgcaaacatagatagattgcactgggaccgacaaagattttttgacctggctgatcaatttcctgacagacgtcggccgaaaaatcgtaagatgtattatcgttcgaatcccactaaccgcacgataatggtcggacttccctaaaatcgttcgttcggcaagaagaatcgttgcgtctatggggagctttaaggtGGTCACAGACGCACAAATTTTATTGTACGAAACACATTTTTGAACGAACTTCAGTgcttgtatggtgggagacaagccgatcaatatcggcagaagactcgGATATCGGTCGACTCGTtgtcggtcggctcgttgattggGGTGGCTGGAGCCTTTGAAGACACCTGAATGtcagccactgttagtgctgaattgtccaatacagatagaattctattgtttctacctgtatattcagctctacacgtgtgtattaaaactaacaatctttcctggaaagattgtaattgttatgtctatggccacctttaggctaagtTTTCTCCTATGCCCCATGTTACCAGTTCCGTAACTACGCTACACAtctagctaattttttttttttgaatatcgcAAACTACTGTGCAGAACGGAAGGTGCAGTCATGCTGATCTTCCATACCAGTCACCGGAAACATTCCAGTCAGCCTTCCCAGGTATTGTCTTAGCTGACACTTGCTGATGTTCACAGTTATAGGGACCTGTGTagaaatattttgtgaaaatgcTTGCTTAGCAATTTTCTTTTGCCATCATTGTAATTGCACAGAAGCGTCACTGTGATAATAAATGAACAAATTGCCACGTTACCCATAACTGGTTAAGATCAGTGTTCCCTTGCAAAGCTGCCAGGTTGGAATCTCTGCAGTTGTTGCAAAATAAGGTCACAATACAGAATGTGATTCAATGTCTTCCCAAAGGGCACATATTGAGTGCAGAGGTTTATGTTTTTGGACCAAGAAAAGCAAGAGAGATGTAAATGGATTCTCAGAAGCTTACAGAGCAGTTCTTGATTAACCTCTGTCCACCTTAATCTCGTTAGAAACTGCATAATCGATACTGACGTTACTCCTATTTTGCATGCTGTACTATGCTGCACTTTTAGCTATGTAGGTATGATAAAGCCCTTTCAGGTTCTCCCATTCAGAAAACCGTATCCATGTTATATTATTGCATGTCTACTAGAGAATAAATTCCAGCTGTGAGAGTGCCATATCAACTGAGGGTGTCCTTTCTGGCACCAGCAGCTAAAAACTACTACTAGGGCTTGCCATAAATGTGTAGATTTATTCtttatacaagtatggaacctgttatccagaatgctcaggagttttccggataacggatctttctgtaatttggatctttgtaccttacgtctactagaaatcatgtaacattaaataaaccaaagaagctggttttgcttccaaggattaattatatcttagtttggatcaagtacaagccactatttaattattacagctGTTTGGGCTGATGTGTGAACAGCTTGATTTCTTATGGCCATTTTTTAGCTGGGTTAGAACAACaaggaaatatccattatttCAGCGCAATTAAGGTTATGTTTTTACAAATCCCCAGGTGCCCCAGTGTACAGGTGCCACAAAAGTTGTGAGTGAAGCTGCTATAGGAAATTAAACCATACTTGAAGGGCGTATTAACTGTAGAGTAAATACACTGTAaagagtgatccccaaccagtggcttgtgatcaacatgatgctcaccggccccttggatgttgttcccagtggcctcaaagcaggtgcttatttttgaattcctggcttggaggcaattttcggttgcataaaaacaatgtgtactgccaaacagagcctcctataggctgccagtccacataggaggaTACCAAATAGCCACTTATACCCCTTATTTGCCACCCCCTtgaaatatatttgtgtatattctTGTAGCCCTTCAAAATTATTTACAGACACACAAAATAAACTTTTGTGCAATGTAAAATGCTTCTGTACAGTGACTTTTTGGTATATTTCTGTCTGTTCCTTTCTCATGCACTAAAAGTTGccagttttcaataaaaatgtataaaaaggcagtatatattatttcttttttaggcTGTTATTCATAAAATGGTCTCACAGTATTCTCAGTTTTCTAGCATGGTGGTGTCAATGAATTTAATGACCACTGACCTGTCCAAAATTGCAGAATAATCTTCCCTTTGAGTTAAATTAGGGTGTCTTAGCATCAGCCCAATTTTGTTACTTTGCATGTGAGATATTTATCTAATTTATGTTGTGTATTGGTTTTCCAATTGTGAACATGATGACCTTTCGTTTAGGATTCCATGTGAAAAGGTAGATGAAAGGGTGAGTTAAAATGGAATGCGCCCAGTGATTAATGGCTGTCTTCTTTCCAAGAAAGCTTAGACAAAAGACTTTGTGGTAATGCAAAACAGCTGTTAGTTTGGCATTGGATAATACTTTAAAGGTACAATATAACTGTACCCTAAAGTGGCACAAATAAAAACCAGCGATTTATAAGTTTGTTTGCACTTTCTAGATTGCTTGCTAAGACGTTCTAGGGATTGGAGCCCAGGGTTTGAAAACTagtgatatgtatgtatatttttatatatattgtgctcCTTGagagcaaagcactgtacagtaaaacaataaattagtagtaacaaacaaggggtcattaaaataaaaagtaacaataagtgcattattagaaatacaattcacataaatagaaaataatatagaaaattgcttagaattatgattCCTTATATCAGGTAAACCTGTATTTGTAGGTCTTTCTTTAGgtcttcttaaaaaaacaaaacagtccaaggtgctgttttattaggaattagggatgtagcgaaccgccgagtatgtgttcgcgaacgccgttcgcgaacaccggcaaaaaatgcgaacagttcgcgaactgtttgcgaacttcgaacatccgaaaatcgttcgattcgaacgatcgaaggattttaatagttcgatcgaacgtttttcgttcgaatcgaacgaaaatcgttcgattttagcgatcgaatggtcgaacgattttgacgcgaacgcctattggcgaacgtcgcgcgacgttcgcaaacttgcggcagacgcgaacagtcgaagttcgcgcgaactagttcgccggcgaacagttcgctacatccctattaggaaTCATCAAAAATAAGATTGGTTGGCCAAATAGGACTTATTAACATAACATTTCAATGTTCTCAttaatgggttttcagatgatGGATGTCATGCCTGTAGTTACTTTTAGCCAAGCATTAGTTTTAAATTCTACGAATTTTCCTGTTttatgtaaaattaaggtttcagGTAGTAAATATGCATCTTATTGCAATCCTGGATAATGAATGGTAATTTCATTCTAATtccatttttcataaacatatttgtaaatataagctGTACAGAGAACAGAATTTATCCATTACTTTCGCTGTTTGTCCTGACTACATGTTGCAACAATTCCTTGCATATTCTGTTATTAACAAACCTGTAAAGAAACTTTTCCTGGAAAACAGTTTATAGACCCCCTGTAAAGTGGTAGTAAATATACATCTTCTTAGAATCCTGGATAAAGTGTGAAATCCTGGATAGTGTGAGCTTGTGCATGGTTAATGTTTGGGAAATAGATCCAAGTAGTCTATGCagtttgttctttgataatattATTTATGATAGAGAGTGGCCAACAACACAATTGCCACAGATGTATCTCCCTGCTAATAATCATAAGCGTTTGGTGTGGATATCATTTGATGTATTGTAAGGattgtttaaaaacattaaaggaattcAGAATGCAGGAAGGTTTCCTGTGAGGAGTGGCTGCACACTGCAGTATTAATGGAATTTCCTGAAAAATAAATACCAGGAACTGTTTGCTTTGTTATTGTATTTCTTGCAAGCAAAAACAACTTGAGAATTTCTTGGTAAGGTATTTTAACAACATCtacattataatattaaaatatgtcttaaacaaaaaaatatgtccGAAGCAGGATACAATAATTGACATGTCTATATTTACTCTTTCCTAATTGCAGCTTAGCTCGCTAGCCCCATAACATTTATCATAGGATTTTTATAGTCTCCTTACAGTTAAAGCTTTCTctgtatataaacattttatacaaaCTTTTCTTCATATGAGATTTGTAATATCTTTTACAATTTCTCCTTACAGGTTTCCGAAAGATAAGTCTGGATGACCTCAGGAAAGCCTATGTAGTAAAAGATGTTCAACAGTATATTCTTCATCGTTTGGACCAAGAAGAGGCATTGAGACAATACCTTACAAAAGAAACTGCAGAAATGTTAAATCAACTGCACATTAAAAGCAGCGGGTGCTTTCTGTACCTGGAACGTGTTTTAGATGGAGTTGTAGAAAACTTCATCATGCTTCGGGAAATCCGTGATATTCCAGGAACCCTAAATGGCTTATACCTCTGGTTGTGTCAAAgactttttgttagaaaacaatTTGCAAAGGTCCAACCAATTCTAAATGTTATTCTGGCTGCTTGTAAACCGTTAACAACTATTGAACTGTTTCATGCAGTTTGGACCAAAAACATGTCACTAACAATGGAAGATTTTCAAAGGAGATTGGATGTTCTGTCAAAAGTCTTGGTTGATGGATTaggaaataataaaattttattCCATTATAGTTTTGCCGAGTGGTTGCTGGATGTAAAACATTGCACACAGAAATATTTGTGTAATGCAGCCGAAGGACACCGAATGCTTGCCATGAGTTACACGTGTCGATCAAAAGAACTTACACCAACTGAAGTGCAGGAATTTGCTTTGCATCttatacattcaaatttacaGTTAACCAATTCAGAGTTGGCTTTATGGATAATCTGGAATGGAACATGTGTGAAAGACTCGCTGTGCACCTTAATACCAAAGGAACAAGAAGTGTTACAGTTGTTGGTAAAAGCAGGGGCACATGTTGATAGTGAGGATGATCGAACTTGTTGTATTGTTCGACAAGCATTGGAACGAGAAGATTCTATTCGTACATTGCTGGATAATGGTGCTTCAGTTAATCAGTGTGATTCAAATGGAAGAACTTTGCTGGCCAACACTGCTTATAGTGGAAATCTTGATGTGGTTAACCTTCTTGTTTCAAGAGGATCTGATCTTGAAATAAAAGATGCCAACGGACAGACAGCACTTACTTTAGCTGCCCgtcaagggcatgtaaaggttGTGAATTGTTTAATTGGATGTGGTGCAAATATAAATCATTGTGATCATGATGGATGGACAGCACTCAGATCTGCAGCCTGGGGTGGGCACACTGAAGTAGTGTCTGCACTTTTGTATGCAGGTGCAAAGGTAGATTGTGCTGATGCAGATAGTAGAACCGCTTTAAGAGCAGCAGCATGGGGTGGGCATGAAGATATTGTACTGAATTTACTGCAGCATGGAGCAGAGGTAAATAAAGCTGACAATGAGGGCCGAACTGCTTTAATTGCTGCAGCATACATGGGACACAGAGAAATTGTGGAGCACCTTTTAAGCCATGGTGCAGAGATAAACCATGAGGATGTGGATGGAAGGACTGCTTTATCAGTTGCAGCACTTTGTGTACCTGCAAGCAAAGGACATGCATCAGTTGTTAGTCTCTTAATTGAGCAAGATGCTGAAGTGGATCATTGTGATAAGGATGGGATGACTCCACTACTTGTTGCAGCATATGAAGGCCATGTAGATGTAGTTGACCTACTTCTAGAGGGTGGAGCAGATGTTGATCATACTGATAACAATGGTCGTACTCCTCTGCTTGCTGCTGCATCCATGGGGCATGCAGCAGTGGTCAACACACTTCTGTTTTGGGGAGCTGCTGTTGATAGCATTGATAGTGAAGGTAGAACTGTGCTTAGTATAGCTTCCGCTCAAGGCAATGTTGAAGTTGTACGGACACTTTTAGATCGGGGCCTTGATGAAAATCACAGAGATGATGCTGGATGGACACCTCTACATATGGCTGCTTTCGAAGGTCATAGATTAATCTGTGAAGCATTAATTGAACAAGGGGCTAGAACAACTGAAATTGATAATGATGGACGAATACCTCTAATTCTGGCAGCACAAGAAGGGCACTATGATTGTGCGCAGATAGTTCTAGAGAATAAATCTGCAGTGGATCAAAAAGGCTATGATGGTCGAAATGCCTTGAGAGTTGCAGCACTGGAGGGGCACAGAGACATAGTAGAATTGCTTCTCAGTAATGAAGCAGATCTTAATGCCAAAGATGCTGATGGTCGACCAACACTATACATACTGGCACTAGAAAATCAGCTATCAATGGCTGAGTATTTTTTAGAAAATGGAGCAAATGTAGAAGCTAGCGATACTGATGGAAGGACAGCTCTTCATGTCTCCTGCTGGCAGGGACATTTAGAAATGGTGCAAAGTCTAATATCCTATCGGGCTGATGTCAATGCTTCAGACAATGAAAAGAGATCTTCCTTACAGTCTGCAGCTTGGCAAGGTCATGTGAAAGTGGTTCAGCTCTTAATTGACCATGGAGCTGTGGTTGATAATACATGCAACCAGGGTGCTACTGCACTTTGTATTGCAGCACAGGAAGGTCACACTGAGG from Xenopus laevis strain J_2021 chromosome 1S, Xenopus_laevis_v10.1, whole genome shotgun sequence harbors:
- the ankrd50.S gene encoding ankyrin repeat domain-containing protein 50 isoform X1, giving the protein MAQTSLLQGKPFYCREWIFHKLQHCLHEKINCSSITANKHSLVSNSGSNGGSTGKGAAWGLLFVGGPGSGKTALCTELLWPSSPAGLQRGVHRHALAYHFCRAQDSDTLCIGSFIRSLVDQICQGGLIAGYEDKLNDPSVQSLLQPGECERNPSEAFKRCVLLPLLAMKAPAQSLFMVVDSVDEGCNIVEGEHRPSGLSGTIADLLATHHEFFPPWLLLICSARKQSRTVTKMFTGFRKISLDDLRKAYVVKDVQQYILHRLDQEEALRQYLTKETAEMLNQLHIKSSGCFLYLERVLDGVVENFIMLREIRDIPGTLNGLYLWLCQRLFVRKQFAKVQPILNVILAACKPLTTIELFHAVWTKNMSLTMEDFQRRLDVLSKVLVDGLGNNKILFHYSFAEWLLDVKHCTQKYLCNAAEGHRMLAMSYTCRSKELTPTEVQEFALHLIHSNLQLTNSELALWIIWNGTCVKDSLCTLIPKEQEVLQLLVKAGAHVDSEDDRTCCIVRQALEREDSIRTLLDNGASVNQCDSNGRTLLANTAYSGNLDVVNLLVSRGSDLEIKDANGQTALTLAARQGHVKVVNCLIGCGANINHCDHDGWTALRSAAWGGHTEVVSALLYAGAKVDCADADSRTALRAAAWGGHEDIVLNLLQHGAEVNKADNEGRTALIAAAYMGHREIVEHLLSHGAEINHEDVDGRTALSVAALCVPASKGHASVVSLLIEQDAEVDHCDKDGMTPLLVAAYEGHVDVVDLLLEGGADVDHTDNNGRTPLLAAASMGHAAVVNTLLFWGAAVDSIDSEGRTVLSIASAQGNVEVVRTLLDRGLDENHRDDAGWTPLHMAAFEGHRLICEALIEQGARTTEIDNDGRIPLILAAQEGHYDCAQIVLENKSAVDQKGYDGRNALRVAALEGHRDIVELLLSNEADLNAKDADGRPTLYILALENQLSMAEYFLENGANVEASDTDGRTALHVSCWQGHLEMVQSLISYRADVNASDNEKRSSLQSAAWQGHVKVVQLLIDHGAVVDNTCNQGATALCIAAQEGHTEVVQILLENGADPNHADQFGRTAMRVAVKNGHSEIIKLLEKYGASIPSGCNPSPVHTMEQKVLNLSSKVQVSTIKSNSSSSTGGGDVHPTMRGLCNGPSHAFSSPSESPDSTVDRHKSSLSNNSLKSSKNSSLRTTSSTATAQTVPIDSFQCLSFTEQIQQHSLPRSRSRQSIVSPSSTTHSLGQNYSPTSEFEWSQVKPSLKSTKNNKSGKGESSSKSNSVAKKAKQNSCSQPKVLEYEMTQFDRVHAPDSVNINVPLKHLPVEHKIQIPSVQQEVGRSQQQFLIQQQNAEQKKRNGIMTNPNYHLQGNQVFLGRVSVPCAVQSRGLQEVLEGYPSAETELGLKQSLKLQIEGSDPSFNYKKETPL
- the ankrd50.S gene encoding ankyrin repeat domain-containing protein 50 isoform X2 codes for the protein MTLLFRACCSQENVNGTLQRPLKGFRKISLDDLRKAYVVKDVQQYILHRLDQEEALRQYLTKETAEMLNQLHIKSSGCFLYLERVLDGVVENFIMLREIRDIPGTLNGLYLWLCQRLFVRKQFAKVQPILNVILAACKPLTTIELFHAVWTKNMSLTMEDFQRRLDVLSKVLVDGLGNNKILFHYSFAEWLLDVKHCTQKYLCNAAEGHRMLAMSYTCRSKELTPTEVQEFALHLIHSNLQLTNSELALWIIWNGTCVKDSLCTLIPKEQEVLQLLVKAGAHVDSEDDRTCCIVRQALEREDSIRTLLDNGASVNQCDSNGRTLLANTAYSGNLDVVNLLVSRGSDLEIKDANGQTALTLAARQGHVKVVNCLIGCGANINHCDHDGWTALRSAAWGGHTEVVSALLYAGAKVDCADADSRTALRAAAWGGHEDIVLNLLQHGAEVNKADNEGRTALIAAAYMGHREIVEHLLSHGAEINHEDVDGRTALSVAALCVPASKGHASVVSLLIEQDAEVDHCDKDGMTPLLVAAYEGHVDVVDLLLEGGADVDHTDNNGRTPLLAAASMGHAAVVNTLLFWGAAVDSIDSEGRTVLSIASAQGNVEVVRTLLDRGLDENHRDDAGWTPLHMAAFEGHRLICEALIEQGARTTEIDNDGRIPLILAAQEGHYDCAQIVLENKSAVDQKGYDGRNALRVAALEGHRDIVELLLSNEADLNAKDADGRPTLYILALENQLSMAEYFLENGANVEASDTDGRTALHVSCWQGHLEMVQSLISYRADVNASDNEKRSSLQSAAWQGHVKVVQLLIDHGAVVDNTCNQGATALCIAAQEGHTEVVQILLENGADPNHADQFGRTAMRVAVKNGHSEIIKLLEKYGASIPSGCNPSPVHTMEQKVLNLSSKVQVSTIKSNSSSSTGGGDVHPTMRGLCNGPSHAFSSPSESPDSTVDRHKSSLSNNSLKSSKNSSLRTTSSTATAQTVPIDSFQCLSFTEQIQQHSLPRSRSRQSIVSPSSTTHSLGQNYSPTSEFEWSQVKPSLKSTKNNKSGKGESSSKSNSVAKKAKQNSCSQPKVLEYEMTQFDRVHAPDSVNINVPLKHLPVEHKIQIPSVQQEVGRSQQQFLIQQQNAEQKKRNGIMTNPNYHLQGNQVFLGRVSVPCAVQSRGLQEVLEGYPSAETELGLKQSLKLQIEGSDPSFNYKKETPL